The following are from one region of the Lepeophtheirus salmonis chromosome 8, UVic_Lsal_1.4, whole genome shotgun sequence genome:
- the LOC121123355 gene encoding cuticle protein 19.8-like: MSAPADPYRPAPYHPAPAPYHPAPAPYHAAPTYKEEPAAYQYQYAVSDEYAGLNFGADEARDGYSTNGKYSVALPDGRIQTVSYNVADAYSGYVADVTYSGEAKYEPYHPAPAPYKPAPVYHAAPAPYKPAPVYKPAPVYHS, from the coding sequence ATGTCTGCTCCTGCTGACCCCTACAGACCAGCTCCATACCACCCAGCCCCTGCTCCATACCACCCAGCACCGGCACCATACCACGCAGCTCCTACCTACAAGGAAGAACCCGCAGCCTACCAATACCAATACGCTGTCAGTGATGAATATGCTGGACTCAACTTTGGAGCTGATGAGGCCCGTGATGGATACTCAACCAACGGAAAGTACTCTGTTGCCCTTCCCGACGGTCGCATCCAAACTGTATCCTACAACGTTGCTGATGCTTACTCTGGCTATGTTGCTGACGTTACCTACTCCGGAGAGGCTAAATACGAGCCATATCACCCTGCTCCAGCTCCTTACAAGCCCGCTCCCGTCTACCATGCTGCTCCAGCTCCTTACAAGCCTGCCCCTGTCTACAAGCCAGCTCCTGTCTATCactcttaa